The Fragaria vesca subsp. vesca linkage group LG2, FraVesHawaii_1.0, whole genome shotgun sequence genome includes a window with the following:
- the LOC101297500 gene encoding (RS)-norcoclaurine 6-O-methyltransferase-like gives MEHTQKELILEQKEEELAKVEVWKYVLGFSKIAVVKCAIELGIADAIESHGSAMTLSELAAILKCDPSSLYRIMRFLVHHQIFKEVQPKIQLGPRSYAQTPLSRCLLKSGKNSMAALILLEASPVMLEPWHGLSAGVQGDGMSTPAFEAVHGEDVWSFAAANPGHSELINEAMACDARLAVPAVIESCIEVFHGIESIVDVGGGDGTTLSLLVKACPWITRGINFDLPHVVSVAKESDRVENVGGDMFDCIPKADAAIIKSVLHDWGDEECICILRNCREAIPKDKGKVIILEAIIEEDELEEDELTDVRLMLDMVMMAHTNTGKERTLKEWGYVLQQAGFSRHTVTPISAVQSVIQAFL, from the exons ATGGAACATACACAAAAGGAGCTAATATTGGAACAAAAAGAAGAGGAACTAGCCAAGGTGGAGGTGTGGAAATATGTGTTAGGATTCTCTAAAATCGCAGTAGTGAAGTGTGCGATTGAGCTTGGAATAGCTGATGCTATTGAAAGCCATGGAAGTGCCATGACACTCTCAGAGCTAGCCGCAATTCTCAAGTGTGATCCTTCTTCTCTTTACCGCATCATGAGGTTCCTAGTTCATCACCAAATATTCAAAGAAGTACAACCCAAAATCCAACTAGGCCCCAGAAGCTATGCACAAACACCTTTGTCCCGCTGCCTACTAAAATCCGGTAAAAACAGCATGGCTGCATTAATTTTGCTGGAGGCTAGTCCGGTAATGCTAGAACCGTGGCATGGCCTTAGTGCTGGGGTTCAGGGCGATGGCATGAGTACTCCCGCGTTTGAGGCAGTACATGGTGAGGATGTATGGAGCTTTGCCGCGGCTAACCCCGGTCACAGCGAGCTTATCAATGAAGCAATGGCTTGTGATGCCAGGCTCGCAGTGCCTGCAGTGATTGAAAGTTGTATAGAGGTTTTTCATGGGATTGAGAGCATAGTAGATGTGGGTGGTGGTGATGGGACTACTTTAAGCTTGTTGGTTAAGGCTTGCCCTTGGATTACTCGAGGGATCAATTTTGATCTTCCTCATGTTGTGTCTGTTGCTAAGGAGAGTGACCGAGTTGAGAATGTTGGAGGTGACATGTTTGATTGTATTCCAAAGGCCGATGCTGCAATTATCAAG TCGGTTCTTCATGATTGGGGCGACGAAGAGTGCATCTGTATACTTAGGAATTGTAGGGAAGCGATTCCCAAGGACAAAGGGAAGGTAATAATTCTGGAAGCTATTATTGAAGAAGATGAGTTGGAAGAAGATGAGCTCACAGATGTGAGGTTGATGCTAGACATGGTGATGATGGCCCACACTAACACTGGCAAAGAGAGGACCTTAAAGGAATGGGGATATGTTCTTCAGCAAGCTGGCTTTAGCCGACACACAGTCACACCTATAAGTGCTGTCCAATCTGTTATTCAGGCTTTTCTGTAA
- the LOC101297796 gene encoding uncharacterized protein LOC101297796: MNITFTLAITLIYGCSWLFQRSVLVYDLNACESLVTVARMISEAMGRVSHSGRNMASTILLKHQRGVDVLGHQESIIKTIADKVPISTRQSCCSKATKILSFFSLSIIYVVA, translated from the exons ATGAACATTACTTTTACTTTAGCCATTACACTGATTTATGGTTGTTCGTGGTTATTTCAGCGTTCAGTATTGGTCTATGATCTAAATGCATGTGAATCCTTGGTGACGGTTGCTAGGATGATATCCGA GGCTATGGGAAGAGTTTCTCATAGTGGCAGAAACATGGCCTCCACAATCCTTTTAAAGCATCAGAGAG GTGTAGATGTGCTAGGACATCAAGAAAGCATTATCAAGACAATTGCCGATAAGGTCCCAATATCAACAAGGCAAAGCTGCTGCTCCAAAGCTACAAAGATTCTTAGCTTCTTTAGCTTAAGCATTATTTATGTGGTTGCTTGA
- the LOC101296919 gene encoding heterodimeric geranylgeranyl pyrophosphate synthase small subunit, chloroplastic-like, producing the protein MAFSVVSTPAQFHLPKKLTFRIRCCAASSVSTRSESTRFDLKTYWTTLIADINSKLNEAVPVRYPELIYESMRYSVLADGAKRASPVMCVAACELFGGDRLAAFPTACALEMVHAASLIHDDLPCMDDDSSRRGQPSNHTVYGEDMAILAGDALFPLGFQHIVSNTPSNLVPEARLLRVITEIARTVGSTGMAAGQFLDLEGGPNAVEFVQEKKFGEMGECSAVCGGLLAGAEDEEVDRLRRYGRAVGVLYQVVDDILEEKKNGKDENEKKEKKGKSYVKVYGVEKAMEVAERLRAQAKQELDGFEKYGDGVVPLHSFVDYAVDRSFTL; encoded by the exons ATGGCGTTCTCGGTGGTTTCGACTCCGGCGCAGTTCCACCTACCAAAGAAGCTTACGTTCCGGATTCGCTGCTGCGCGGCTTCTTCGGTTTCGACCCGATCAGAGTCGACCCGGTTCGATTTGAAAACGTACTGGACGACGCTGATCGCCGATATCAACAGCAAGCTTAACGAGGCGGTTCCGGTTCGGTACCCGGAGCTGATCTACGAGTCCATGCGCTATTCTGTTCTCGCCGACGGCGCCAAGAGGGCTTCTCCGGTCATGTGCGTCGCCGCCTGTGAGCTCTTCGGTGGTGACCGCCTCGCCGCCTTCCCAACGGCATGTGCTCTCGAAATG GTACATGCAGCTTCACTCATACACGATGATCTTCCCTGCATGGATGACGACTCGTCTCGTCGAGGGCAGCCTTCCAATCACACAGTCTACGGCGAAGACATGGCGATTCTTGCCGGCGATGCTCTGTTTCCTTTGGGATTTCAGCATATTGTGTCGAACACGCCTTCAAATCTTGTGCCAGAGGCTCGACTTCTGCGTGTGATCACAGAGATTGCGAGGACTGTTGGGTCCACCGGCATGGCGGCTGGTCAGTTCCTTGATCTGGAAGGTGGGCCTAATGCGGTTGAGTTTGTGCAAGAGAAGAAGTTTGGGGAAATGGGTGAGTGTTCTGCTGTCTGTGGAGGACTGCTGGCTGGTGCCGAAGATGAGGAGGTAGATAGACTGAGGAGGTATGGGAGAGCTGTTGGGGTTTTGTATCAAGTGGTTGATGATATTCTTGAGGAGAAGAAGAATGGTAAGGATGAGAATGAGAAGAAGGAGAAGAAAGGGAAGAGCTATGTGAAAGTTTATGGGGTTGAGAAGGCTATGGAGGTAGCAGAGAGGCTTAGAGCTCAAGCTAAGCAGGAATTAGATGGGTTTGAGAAGTATGGTGATGGTGTGGTGCCACTTCATAGCTTTGTGGATTATGCTGTTGATCGAAGTTTTACTCTTTAA
- the LOC101307565 gene encoding tRNA(His) guanylyltransferase 1-like — MANSKYEYVKSYEVGDEVFPPNLIVVRIDGRDFRTFSQVHEFEKPNDEAALNLMNSCAVSVSENFPDIVFCYGFSDEFSFVFKKTSKFHQRRASKVESIVASFFTSEYVSKWREFFPRKELRYPPSFRSQVIACATIEVLQSYLLWRQSTCHTRNLHNTCLWELVKDGKTESEALELLKGASKDEKNSLLFEWFGINYQKLDALFRQGSCILKTEVMDIVKHNENGSPVKRLRRKLRILHSKNIAAGSFWNQHTSLKNELGSLTKDIGKVEPDYLRSFHFGNKLMPLTWIVIRIDGCHFHRFSEVHEFVKPNDEQALNLMNSCAVAVIKEFRDIVFSYGVSDEYSFVLKKDSQFCQRQASEMVSVIVSFFTSSYVMKWKAFFPQKELKCPPYFDGRAVCYPSSDILRDYLAWRQVDCHINNQYNTCFWELVKSGKSKSEAQNFLKGTQAGDKDGLLKQFGIDYNKLHVMFRQGSSIFWEKGDVITMNGNKASVEKSGEKVFVEHCNIIEPSFWRAHPTILY; from the coding sequence ATGGCAAACAGTAAATACGAGTACGTCAAGTCCTACGAGGTTGGAGACGAGGTTTTCCCGCCAAACTTGATCGTTGTTCGCATCGACGGCCGCGATTTTCGAACGTTTTCTCAAGTGCATGAGTTTGAGAAGCCAAATGATGAGGCGGCACTCAACTTGATGAACTCATGTGCAGTTTCAGTGTCGGAAAATTTTCCAGACATTGTGTTCTGTTATGGATTCAGTGACGAGTTCAGCTTTGTCTTCAAGAAGACGTCCAAGTTCCACCAGAGACGTGCCAGCAAAGTAGAGTCTATTGTTGCATCCTTCTTCACCTCGGAGTATGTTTCGAAATGGAGGGAATTCTTCCCTCGTAAGGAGTTAAGATACCCTCCTTCGTTTCGCTCACAGGTTATAGCCTGCGCTACGATTGAAGTTCTTCAATCATATCTTCTGTGGAGGCAGAGTACTTGTCATACCAGGAACCTGCACAATACTTGCTTATGGGAGCTTGTAAAAGATGGGAAGACTGAAAGCGAAGCGCTGGAGTTACTGAAGGGAGCCAGTAAGGATGAGAAGAACAGCCTTCTTTTTGAGTGGTTTGGCATCAACTATCAAAAATTGGATGCTCTATTCCGTCAAGGATCCTGCATTTTGAAGACTGAGGTGATGGACATTGTGAAACACAATGAGAATGGTTCTCCTGTGAAGAGGCTCAGGAGAAAGTTGAGAATACTTCATTCGAAGAATATAGCTGCGGGAAGTTTCTGGAACCAGCATACGAGTCTTAAGAATGAGCTCGGTAGTTTAACAAAGGACATTGGAAAAGTTGAACCGGATTACCTCAGGTCCTTCCACTTTGGGAACAAATTGATGCCATTGACATGGATTGTTATTAGAATCGATGGTTGCCACTTTCACAGGTTTTCTGAAGTTCATGAGTTCGTGAAGCCAAATGATGAGCAAGCTCTCAACCTTATGAATTCATGTGCCGTTGCTGTGATTAAAGAGTTTCGAGACATAGTTTTTTCCTATGGCGTCAGTGATGAATACAGCTTTGTTTTAAAGAAGGATTCTCAATTCTGTCAGAGGCAAGCAAGTGAGATGGTATCTGTCATTGTGTCATTCTTCACTTCCTCGTACGTGATGAAGTGGAAAGCTTTCTTCCCTCAGAAAGAGTTGAAGTGCCCCCCTTATTTTGATGGCCGTGCTGTGTGCTATCCATCATCTGATATTCTTCGAGATTATCTGGCATGGAGGCAAGTCGATTGTCATATCAACAATCAATATAATACTTGTTTCTGGGAGCTTGTCAAGTCTGGAAAAAGCAAAAGTGAAGCTCAGAATTTTCTCAAGGGTACTCAAGCAGGCGACAAAGATGGCCTGCTTAAGCAATTTGGTATCGACTACAACAAGTTACATGTTATGTTCCGCCAAGGTTCATCCATTTTCTGGGAGAAGGGAGACGTTATAACGATGAACGGGAACAAGGCATCTGTTGAAAAGTCTGGGGAAAAAGTTTTTGTAGAACATTGTAATATTATTGAGCCAAGTTTTTGGCGTGCACACCCAACTATTCTGTATTGA
- the LOC101297206 gene encoding GPI mannosyltransferase 1-like: MEFRTLVVVSAVLRVVLIVYGEWQDTHMEVRYTDIDYMVFSDAASLMASGKSPFERSTYRYSPLLAFLLLPNSILHRSWGKFIFSAADLLVGLFIRTILKLRGVPENLSMISVMAWLFNPFTFTIGTRGNCEPIVCALILWVFICLMNGRVLQAAFWYGLVVHFRIYPIIYALPILLILDPHVFRPGQKPSLQRWDHQQESPQSSFKTRLAYLLRPWLIVKSAFTRDRILFSLISGAIFFLFTGLFYHLYGWDFLHESLLYHLTRTDPRHNFSIYFYHIYLQYENKISVLEKLISFLPQLIVQLVLILSFAQDLPFCCFVQTVAFVAFNKVMTAQYFVWFFCLLPLSLAWSNMKLKWKGLSCIALWVGGQLHWLWWGYMHEFKGRNVFLQLWVAGIIFLSANTYVLVSLINHHRCSPVFTQLEKISKGAKKLK; the protein is encoded by the exons ATGGAGTTCCGTACGCTGGTGGTGGTGTCGGCGGTGTTGAGGGTGGTGCTGATCGTGTACGGGGAGTGGCAGGATACCCACATGGAGGTGAGGTACACTGACATCGATTACATGGTGTTCTCAGACGCAGCTTCTTTGATGGCGTCTGGTAAGTCCCCGTTTGAAAGATCCACGTACAGGTACTCTCCTCTGCTCGCGTTTCTGCTCCTACCCAATTCGATTCTTCATCGCTCTTGGGGCAAGTTCATCTTCTCAGCTGCAG ATTTGCTTGTGGGGTTGTTTATAAGGACAATATTGAAGCTTCGTGGGGTGCCGGAGAATTTGTCTATGATTTCTGTGATGGCTTGGCTGTTTAATCCGTTTACGTTTACGATTGGGACTCGTGGCAACTGTGAGCCCATTGTGTGTGCTTTGATTCTGTGGGTCTTTATATGTCTCATGAACG GACGTGTGTTACAAGCGGCATTTTGGTATGGACTTGTTGTCCACTTCCGGATCTACCCCATCATCTATGCACTCCCTATTCTTTTGATTCTTGATCCTCATGTGTTTCGACCTGGTCAGAAACCTAGCCTTCAACGTTGGGATCATCAACAAGAATCACCTCAAAGCAGCTTTAAAACAAGGCTTGCCTATCTGCTTCGGCCATGGTTAATTGTGAAAAGTGCATTTACACGAGACAGGATACTTTTCTCTCTCATATCTGGGGCCATATTCTTCCTTTTCACTGGTCTTTTTTATCATCTATATGGGTGGGATTTCCTGCACGAGTCACTGCTATATCACCTTACTCGTACCGATCCAAGGCACAATTTTTCCATATATTTTTATCACATCTACCTTCAATATGAGAATAAAATATCGGTACTGGAGAAGCTCATCTCATTTTTGCCTCAGTTGATAGTTCAGCTTGTTCTCATTTTGAGTTTCGCTCAAGACCTTCCGTTCTGCTGCTTTGTGCAGACAGTGGCATTTGTGGCGTTCAACAAG GTGATGACTGCACAGTACTTTGTCTGGTTTTTCTGCCTCTTACCTCTGTCACTTGCTTGGAGCAATATGAAGCTTAAATGGAAAGGCTTATCTTGCATCGCATTGTGGGTAGGTGGTCAACTTCATTGGTTGTGGTGGGGTTATATGCATGAGTTCAAGGGGCGGAATGTATTTCTTCAGCTGTGGGTGGCAGGCATTATATTCTTATCTGCAAACACATATGTTTTGGTTTCGCTCATCAATCATCACAGATGTTCTCCTGTTTTCACGCAATTGGAGAAAATTTCAAAGGGTGCGAAGAAATTGAAGTGA